A portion of the Acidisarcina polymorpha genome contains these proteins:
- a CDS encoding 3-oxoacyl-[acyl-carrier-protein] synthase III C-terminal domain-containing protein, with translation MRIAGVKAVIPSQVIDNATIELMVAEHSSRTLSVQLNDVLKRIRYYLLHSGSHQRRWLASGERPFDLLQQAISETLAQAGARGSDVDLIIYTGVDRGFLEPAMANVVAVACGMPQAHCFDIVDACMSWVRAIFVAYTMFRSGVYKNALVVNCECSMRPGGRVNPGCFQLDSVDAVEWNFPAYTMGEAASATFLIRDDSRPWEFHFSSHSDLSDLCSIPLECFDRYCQPQPRLGRNGANQFTSFGGDMFRLGWSHGVEIFKRLSTPLDEIKEIFPHAASKKLWMDMGAEVGVQDKIRFIYPDYGNLVSASVPAGIAMAQEEGTIQEGDTLAGWVGSAGMSFASFAFQL, from the coding sequence ATGAGGATCGCCGGAGTAAAAGCGGTCATACCTTCGCAAGTGATTGATAACGCCACGATAGAGCTGATGGTTGCCGAACACAGCAGTCGAACACTGAGTGTTCAACTGAATGACGTCCTTAAGCGCATAAGGTATTATCTGCTTCACTCGGGCTCACATCAGCGGCGCTGGCTAGCCAGTGGCGAGAGACCATTCGACCTCTTACAACAAGCCATCTCTGAGACACTCGCTCAAGCAGGTGCCAGAGGATCAGATGTCGATCTCATCATCTACACTGGCGTCGATCGTGGCTTTCTCGAGCCCGCGATGGCAAATGTGGTCGCTGTCGCTTGCGGGATGCCGCAAGCTCACTGCTTTGATATCGTCGACGCCTGCATGAGCTGGGTCAGAGCCATCTTTGTGGCCTACACTATGTTCCGCTCCGGCGTGTATAAGAATGCTCTTGTCGTTAACTGTGAATGCAGCATGCGTCCCGGAGGGCGGGTCAATCCAGGATGCTTCCAACTTGATAGCGTGGATGCGGTTGAGTGGAATTTTCCCGCGTACACCATGGGAGAAGCAGCCTCTGCAACCTTTCTCATCCGTGATGACTCCAGACCCTGGGAGTTCCACTTCAGCAGCCACTCGGATCTGAGCGACCTTTGCAGTATTCCGCTGGAGTGCTTCGATCGTTACTGCCAGCCGCAGCCCCGGCTTGGACGTAATGGGGCCAACCAGTTCACCTCATTTGGGGGCGATATGTTCCGCCTTGGATGGTCACATGGCGTGGAGATATTCAAGCGCCTGTCCACTCCTCTTGACGAGATAAAGGAAATATTTCCCCACGCCGCATCCAAGAAGCTGTGGATGGACATGGGAGCCGAAGTCGGCGTCCAGGACAAGATCAGATTTATCTATCCCGACTATGGGAATCTGGTTTCGGCTTCTGTTCCCGCCGGGATCGCAATGGCGCAGGAAGAAGGAACGATCCAAGAAGGTGATACGCTCGCCGGGTGGGTAGGAAGTGCGGGAATGTCCTTCGCTTCCTTTGCGTTTCAGCTATAA
- a CDS encoding 3-oxoacyl-ACP synthase III family protein, with protein sequence MTMTPPLDARLHVVSLGHFHPRGIIDNEFLESLDIGADAKWIAERVGIRSRRTVLPLDYIRTTKNCDLRAADEAAEFTNAETGAEAARMAMARVGLRPEDVGMIISGGCSPRYSTPAEACTIAAELGIECPAFDVSSACSTFVAQIHMLKNMRPEALPEYILLVTAENTTRKVDYGDRKTAVLWGDGSTAAIVSTRIPGRLSVIKTSLQSDPSGWDKVTIPTGGFFKQDGPAVQSFAIRKSVLVIDELCSRSDERIELAGFVGHQANLLMLKAVCRKAGIPERHHLFNVDRYGNCGASGALSVLSELWGDLPVGLICVALVGSGLTWGGMLFDAGPPPSP encoded by the coding sequence ATGACAATGACCCCGCCCTTAGACGCCCGATTACACGTAGTATCTCTCGGACACTTCCATCCGAGAGGCATTATTGATAACGAGTTTCTCGAATCATTAGATATCGGTGCAGATGCTAAATGGATCGCAGAGCGAGTTGGTATACGCTCACGCAGAACCGTATTACCCCTTGACTACATCCGAACTACCAAGAACTGCGACCTGCGGGCGGCCGATGAAGCTGCTGAGTTTACAAATGCTGAGACTGGTGCCGAGGCGGCCCGGATGGCAATGGCTCGCGTAGGTCTGCGGCCAGAGGACGTTGGAATGATTATTTCTGGCGGTTGCTCACCGCGATATTCAACACCAGCAGAGGCATGCACGATAGCTGCTGAGTTAGGTATCGAATGCCCCGCATTCGACGTCAGTTCAGCCTGTTCGACCTTTGTGGCCCAGATCCATATGCTGAAGAATATGAGACCGGAGGCCCTACCTGAGTATATTTTACTCGTCACCGCCGAGAATACTACGCGGAAGGTCGATTATGGCGATAGAAAGACTGCTGTATTGTGGGGGGATGGATCCACGGCCGCAATAGTATCTACACGCATACCTGGAAGGTTATCAGTTATAAAAACTTCCCTGCAGAGCGATCCTAGTGGATGGGACAAAGTAACCATTCCCACTGGGGGCTTTTTTAAACAGGATGGACCTGCAGTTCAGTCTTTCGCAATACGAAAAAGCGTTCTGGTTATCGACGAACTATGTTCGAGAAGTGACGAGAGGATTGAACTGGCGGGCTTTGTAGGCCATCAAGCAAATTTGCTAATGCTCAAAGCCGTCTGCAGAAAAGCCGGCATTCCGGAGAGGCATCATTTGTTCAACGTCGATAGATATGGAAACTGTGGGGCTAGCGGCGCACTGTCGGTACTCTCTGAGCTCTGGGGCGATTTACCCGTAGGACTTATTTGTGTGGCTCTCGTTGGTTCAGGGTTGACCTGGGGCGGGATGTTGTTTGATGCGGGTCCACCTCCTAGCCCCTAG
- a CDS encoding 3-hydroxyacyl-ACP dehydratase FabZ family protein translates to MVDKSTQADRDELLALLPQTVPFRFVDQILEIDDQHVCATYQFRGDEYFYTGHFQGDPVTPGVILLEAMAQGGVVVQALYLMRKVLDASQVVKLRTVLTDVQGEFYRPVLPPEGVIIRSEVVLWRARKIRCHIKMFNQNLDLVATATIGGMGVSIA, encoded by the coding sequence ATGGTAGATAAGTCGACCCAAGCGGATCGAGATGAACTCCTGGCATTGTTGCCACAGACAGTGCCTTTCCGATTTGTGGATCAGATTCTCGAGATTGACGACCAGCATGTCTGTGCAACATATCAATTTCGCGGTGACGAGTACTTTTATACGGGTCATTTTCAGGGCGATCCGGTAACACCCGGTGTGATTCTTCTAGAGGCCATGGCACAAGGAGGTGTGGTCGTGCAGGCGCTATACCTGATGCGCAAAGTGTTGGATGCTTCACAGGTCGTCAAGCTACGTACGGTATTAACTGACGTTCAGGGTGAATTCTATCGTCCGGTTCTTCCGCCAGAAGGTGTCATAATCCGCAGCGAGGTTGTACTGTGGCGTGCCCGCAAGATTCGCTGCCACATAAAAATGTTCAACCAGAACTTGGACTTAGTTGCTACAGCAACCATAGGCGGAATGGGAGTGTCAATTGCATAG
- a CDS encoding beta-ketoacyl-[acyl-carrier-protein] synthase family protein — MHRVVVTGVGVIAANGSCVRDFETALREGRSGIRSHSRMRELNLHCQVAGEPEVSEARLAKTFNALTLRTINSGMLYAGLAAIECWRDAGFAYDPCIPGPVDWMTGAVVGTGLGGVDTISEKLVSMINLGMARRMGSALVEQFMSSAVSAFVGGLLGLGGEVNTISSACATGTEALVQAVRCLKMGQACRMMAGSAEGASVHAWAAFDAMRVCCRAFNDEPERASRPLSKTAGGFVPSAGAGMLMLETLDSAQSRGARIYAEIVGTGATCGGQRNGGSITSGNPSGMRRCIQNALSSAHLEGADIDYINGHLTATIADTKEVENIKAALDLPEDLFPLLNSTKSMIGHSLGASGSIESVATVLQLDRGFIHPSLNTEDLHPSVEWLRPRIPQTCIASPISTAMKVSFGFGDVNACVILRKWGCKTSAAC; from the coding sequence TTGCATAGAGTTGTCGTTACTGGTGTCGGTGTTATAGCTGCAAATGGTTCTTGCGTGCGTGACTTTGAAACTGCGCTAAGAGAAGGTAGGTCGGGGATACGGAGCCACTCGCGCATGAGGGAATTGAACTTGCACTGTCAGGTTGCAGGAGAGCCAGAAGTGAGTGAGGCGAGACTGGCGAAAACATTTAATGCGCTGACGCTCCGTACCATAAACAGCGGTATGCTCTATGCGGGACTAGCCGCAATAGAGTGCTGGCGAGATGCTGGGTTTGCCTACGATCCCTGCATCCCTGGGCCAGTGGACTGGATGACTGGGGCGGTAGTTGGTACTGGCCTAGGAGGTGTCGACACTATCTCTGAGAAGCTAGTTTCGATGATCAATCTCGGAATGGCGCGGCGCATGGGAAGCGCGCTCGTAGAGCAATTCATGAGTAGCGCAGTAAGCGCCTTCGTGGGAGGACTACTGGGGTTGGGTGGCGAGGTTAACACCATAAGCAGCGCATGTGCTACGGGTACAGAGGCTTTGGTTCAGGCGGTCAGATGTCTAAAGATGGGTCAAGCCTGCCGGATGATGGCTGGAAGTGCCGAGGGAGCGTCAGTTCATGCGTGGGCGGCTTTTGACGCCATGCGGGTCTGCTGTAGAGCCTTCAACGACGAACCTGAACGGGCTTCGCGCCCGCTCAGCAAGACTGCTGGAGGGTTCGTCCCTTCCGCCGGTGCAGGCATGCTGATGCTAGAGACACTCGACAGTGCTCAAAGCCGCGGAGCCCGTATCTATGCTGAAATTGTCGGCACTGGCGCGACGTGTGGTGGGCAGCGCAATGGGGGATCCATCACCTCTGGCAACCCCTCTGGGATGCGACGCTGCATACAGAATGCGCTCTCCTCAGCCCACCTAGAAGGCGCAGATATTGATTACATAAACGGTCACCTGACAGCTACAATAGCCGACACAAAAGAGGTTGAAAATATAAAGGCTGCGCTGGATCTGCCTGAAGATTTGTTCCCCTTGCTCAATTCAACTAAGTCGATGATAGGCCATTCACTTGGGGCATCTGGCTCCATTGAGTCGGTTGCCACGGTGCTTCAACTCGACCGAGGGTTTATCCATCCATCACTCAATACAGAAGATCTGCACCCATCCGTGGAATGGTTGCGGCCGCGAATCCCGCAGACTTGCATCGCAAGCCCAATCTCTACAGCAATGAAAGTAAGCTTTGGATTTGGAGATGTAAATGCATGCGTGATTCTTCGAAAATGGGGCTGTAAGACTTCGGCTGCTTGTTAG
- a CDS encoding acyl carrier protein yields the protein MTNSEIYCGVESVILTYTVKDGPIKITEGTNLSENLGINSARMVDIVLDLEDKFKISIPDSDMEQMNTVGEIVTLIYSLCNGAS from the coding sequence TTGACGAATAGCGAAATATATTGTGGAGTGGAAAGCGTCATTCTGACTTACACGGTTAAAGATGGTCCAATAAAGATCACTGAAGGAACCAACCTGTCTGAGAATTTAGGTATTAATTCTGCGCGTATGGTTGATATCGTGTTGGATCTTGAAGATAAGTTCAAAATTTCAATTCCTGATTCGGACATGGAACAAATGAATACCGTTGGAGAAATTGTCACACTCATCTATTCACTGTGCAATGGAGCATCGTGA
- a CDS encoding SDR family oxidoreductase: MKKLEGKIAIITGGNSGIGLATAKRYVEEGAYVYITGRRQKELDLAAERIGRNVTAVQGDVAVTADLDRLYEQVRSEQGRVDIVFANAGIGVWAPIEHVAESCFDSIFNVNVRGVFFTVQKALPLMPDGSSVILCGSSSATKGMPGLSVYIASKAALRGFARSWSAELKPRRIRVNVLTPGPTETPIFGKAGLPADQIDAMKSKVASETLTGVFADPDEIAKAAVFLASDDSTFIIGADIPVDGGHAQV; encoded by the coding sequence ATGAAGAAACTCGAAGGTAAGATCGCTATCATCACCGGCGGAAACAGTGGCATCGGTTTAGCAACGGCCAAGCGCTACGTCGAGGAGGGCGCCTACGTCTACATCACCGGCCGACGGCAGAAGGAACTGGATCTTGCCGCTGAGCGTATCGGGAGAAACGTCACCGCAGTTCAGGGGGATGTTGCCGTCACCGCCGACCTCGATCGACTGTATGAACAAGTACGCAGCGAGCAGGGTCGCGTCGACATCGTTTTCGCGAATGCCGGTATCGGAGTGTGGGCTCCTATCGAGCACGTCGCAGAGAGCTGTTTCGATTCAATCTTTAACGTGAACGTGCGCGGAGTTTTCTTTACCGTGCAAAAAGCGCTTCCGTTGATGCCCGACGGCAGCTCCGTCATCCTCTGTGGTTCTTCCAGCGCAACCAAGGGCATGCCCGGTTTGAGCGTGTACATCGCCAGCAAGGCTGCGCTTCGCGGCTTCGCCCGGAGTTGGTCGGCGGAGTTGAAACCCCGAAGGATCCGCGTCAACGTCTTGACTCCTGGCCCGACCGAGACTCCCATCTTCGGCAAAGCTGGCCTGCCCGCCGACCAGATCGACGCGATGAAGTCGAAGGTCGCTTCCGAGACGCTGACCGGCGTCTTCGCCGACCCCGATGAGATTGCAAAAGCCGCAGTGTTTCTGGCCTCCGATGACAGCACCTTCATCATCGGAGCGGATATTCCCGTCGATGGTGGCCATGCTCAAGTTTAG
- a CDS encoding cytochrome P450 produces the protein MKPFATLPGIPFFSTIIPLSRNALSFFMRTFDTHGDRVQLRVFSRNVLLLCNPDDIEAVLVNERDSFGRSSEVRNLRPILGNGLFASEGELWRSQRRLIQPKFHSSAIQSYASVMLECVSQRIEGWRPGDLRNLHLEMMHYTRDVVCRTLFGSKPDVDAMAIAQAVTTVFDDLRSEVLYLNLWRRLPLPRSICWNRAVKVLDQAISRMISHRRRARAGTGQSASSSDMLNVLLDARGEDGTSMSDRQIHDEIMNMFIAGHETSALTLAWAMHLLSTNPDIQDHAASEVLKVTSNRPLRPEDMPSLRYLSAIVQETLRLYPPLWCIGRYTIRNTTLSGFPVARGTHIWLCIYRLHRDPRWFSDPEAFQPERWQDGTSLKKFTYVPFGVGPRVCIGQHFAMVEIVLGLAAILSRFRLSSPPGSSVAPEAWMTLRPKHAVSLRIDARSR, from the coding sequence ATGAAGCCGTTCGCCACCTTGCCGGGCATTCCATTCTTCAGCACCATTATCCCGCTGAGCCGCAACGCTCTGAGCTTCTTTATGCGGACATTTGATACCCACGGAGACCGTGTGCAACTCCGTGTTTTCAGCCGCAATGTTTTACTCTTGTGCAATCCCGATGACATTGAAGCCGTGCTTGTCAACGAGCGCGATAGCTTCGGGCGGTCATCAGAGGTGCGCAATCTCCGCCCCATCCTCGGCAATGGCCTCTTTGCCAGCGAAGGTGAGTTATGGCGCAGTCAGCGGCGCCTGATTCAGCCGAAATTCCACAGTAGTGCGATTCAGAGTTATGCCAGCGTAATGCTGGAGTGCGTCTCGCAGCGGATCGAGGGTTGGCGCCCAGGAGATTTGAGGAACCTCCACTTGGAAATGATGCACTATACACGCGACGTAGTCTGCAGGACTCTATTTGGCAGCAAACCGGATGTCGATGCCATGGCCATCGCTCAGGCCGTCACTACTGTCTTCGATGATTTGCGGAGTGAGGTTCTCTACCTCAATTTATGGAGAAGATTGCCGCTGCCGCGAAGCATTTGTTGGAATCGGGCTGTAAAAGTCTTGGATCAGGCGATCTCGCGGATGATCTCTCATCGGAGGAGGGCGAGAGCGGGAACGGGCCAATCCGCCTCGTCTTCCGACATGCTGAACGTTCTTCTCGATGCGCGCGGTGAAGATGGCACATCGATGTCCGACCGGCAGATCCACGATGAAATCATGAATATGTTTATAGCGGGTCACGAGACTTCCGCGCTCACGCTTGCGTGGGCAATGCATCTTCTCAGCACGAACCCCGACATTCAGGATCACGCCGCTTCTGAGGTTCTCAAGGTCACAAGCAACCGTCCCTTGCGTCCAGAGGATATGCCAAGCCTTCGCTATCTCTCTGCGATTGTCCAGGAGACCCTCCGGCTCTATCCGCCGCTGTGGTGCATTGGACGCTACACAATCCGGAATACGACGCTTTCTGGCTTTCCTGTCGCCAGAGGGACCCACATCTGGTTGTGTATCTATCGGCTTCATCGCGATCCCCGCTGGTTCTCTGATCCTGAGGCATTTCAGCCGGAACGCTGGCAGGATGGGACTTCCTTAAAGAAGTTCACTTATGTCCCTTTTGGGGTGGGGCCACGTGTGTGCATCGGTCAACACTTCGCTATGGTTGAAATTGTCCTTGGACTGGCAGCTATTCTCTCTCGCTTTCGCCTTTCCAGCCCACCTGGAAGTAGCGTAGCCCCCGAGGCCTGGATGACCCTTCGCCCTAAGCATGCGGTGTCACTCCGGATCGATGCGCGCTCACGGTGA
- a CDS encoding transposase: MRHGFPSNRQHAEISLEAVEGIGPVPATAIAAAVSNGPLSKWKAIAAWLGLVPRQKWGGVLFSLHVAVIALTGSILVFRTERTRALLPKN, encoded by the coding sequence ATGCGTCATGGTTTTCCTTCGAATAGACAACATGCTGAAATATCTCTCGAAGCCGTTGAAGGCATAGGGCCAGTCCCCGCGACTGCCATCGCGGCTGCTGTGAGCAACGGACCGCTTTCGAAATGGAAGGCAATTGCCGCGTGGCTGGGCTTGGTGCCGCGGCAGAAATGGGGGGGCGTGTTGTTTTCCCTCCATGTTGCCGTCATCGCGCTTACCGGCTCCATTCTTGTCTTCAGAACTGAGCGCACAAGGGCCCTCCTTCCAAAGAACTGA
- a CDS encoding SDR family NAD(P)-dependent oxidoreductase has translation MSESNSSSLGTAIVTGASSGIGKVYADRLAARGYDLVLVARRTDRLQQIAADLQERFSIRAEVLVADLSQPAGLSATIEKIVSDESISVLVNNAGYSLAKPLTETGSEVMANMIALNVIALTALSKAALERFTLRGNGTIINIGSGAGVAPIAWIPVYGPTKAYVLQFTQILQQHVEGTNVRVQLVLPGAVVSEGWDVAGVSLDTIDPATVMTTEDCVDAALSGLDRGELITVPSLQDETLLRNLEAAAGALLQAVFESGKPATRYGLK, from the coding sequence TTGAGCGAATCGAATTCCAGCAGCCTTGGGACTGCTATCGTCACCGGCGCTTCCTCAGGAATCGGGAAGGTGTATGCCGACCGGTTGGCGGCACGTGGCTACGATCTTGTTCTCGTAGCACGTCGCACCGACCGTCTACAGCAGATCGCGGCCGACCTCCAGGAGCGTTTCTCCATCCGGGCGGAAGTGCTCGTCGCAGATCTCAGCCAACCCGCCGGCCTCTCTGCGACGATTGAGAAGATAGTCAGCGATGAATCCATCTCTGTGCTGGTGAACAACGCGGGCTACTCGTTGGCGAAACCGCTGACGGAAACGGGGTCGGAAGTCATGGCCAACATGATCGCCCTCAATGTCATTGCGCTCACGGCACTCTCGAAGGCGGCTCTGGAACGCTTCACGCTGCGCGGGAATGGCACGATCATCAATATCGGCTCCGGCGCTGGAGTAGCTCCTATCGCCTGGATCCCCGTATACGGTCCAACAAAGGCCTACGTACTTCAGTTCACGCAGATACTTCAACAGCACGTAGAGGGCACTAACGTTCGGGTTCAACTGGTTCTGCCGGGCGCCGTAGTGTCCGAAGGTTGGGATGTCGCTGGCGTCTCTCTCGATACTATTGATCCGGCTACTGTTATGACCACCGAGGATTGCGTGGATGCGGCTCTCTCCGGCCTTGATCGCGGCGAGTTGATCACGGTTCCCTCGCTTCAAGACGAGACATTGCTACGCAACCTCGAGGCTGCTGCTGGTGCACTGCTGCAAGCTGTGTTCGAAAGTGGCAAGCCCGCCACACGATACGGGTTGAAATAG
- a CDS encoding winged helix-turn-helix transcriptional regulator, giving the protein METKETEIMATLPAVRPILEQIANKWAILVLTFVCDKPQRFNVIKRRLDGITQKALTETLRRLERNGLVARRVIPVSPVAVEYSITKLGRTLQDPFAALYDWSVTHQSEIEKAQSQFDAFATASKGCGNLEGNFEGPTA; this is encoded by the coding sequence TTGGAGACAAAAGAAACAGAGATAATGGCGACGCTCCCGGCAGTGCGCCCAATTCTTGAGCAGATCGCGAATAAATGGGCAATCCTGGTCCTTACCTTCGTCTGCGATAAACCTCAGCGCTTTAACGTGATTAAGCGTCGTCTGGATGGGATTACCCAGAAGGCTCTCACGGAGACTCTGCGCCGACTTGAGAGGAACGGGCTTGTTGCGCGACGAGTCATTCCGGTTTCGCCGGTTGCGGTGGAGTATTCCATCACAAAGCTCGGGCGGACACTACAAGATCCCTTCGCGGCGCTTTACGACTGGTCGGTGACTCACCAGTCGGAGATCGAGAAAGCCCAGTCACAATTCGACGCGTTCGCCACAGCCAGCAAGGGGTGCGGAAACCTTGAAGGCAACTTCGAAGGACCGACCGCCTGA
- a CDS encoding ester cyclase: protein MTAENKVVMRRFVEFINTGSEELAQELISPDAVFHVPGRPEPMRGPAGYLAVIGMMRSGFPDIQWTLEEMISENDKVAARFTMRGTHHGSFFGVPPTGKTIAVQAMNFYRLSGGQLVEERGQPDLLGLLMQIGAVPPPGA from the coding sequence ATGACAGCAGAAAACAAAGTCGTAATGCGCCGTTTCGTAGAGTTCATCAACACCGGCAGCGAGGAACTTGCCCAAGAACTTATTTCGCCGGATGCGGTGTTCCATGTGCCGGGACGTCCCGAACCAATGCGCGGCCCGGCTGGCTACCTTGCAGTTATCGGAATGATGCGGAGCGGCTTCCCCGATATTCAATGGACGCTTGAAGAGATGATTTCCGAAAACGACAAAGTGGCCGCACGCTTTACCATGCGGGGCACGCATCACGGCAGTTTCTTCGGTGTGCCACCAACCGGGAAAACGATTGCGGTTCAGGCGATGAATTTCTATCGACTGTCAGGGGGCCAACTCGTCGAGGAACGTGGTCAGCCAGATTTACTTGGATTGCTCATGCAGATCGGCGCAGTGCCACCACCTGGAGCCTAG
- a CDS encoding DoxX family protein, which yields MKIAILIARILLGFVFAASGVVSILKLGKMGGMPADATTFLTLMVAHNYTVFVALLMLIGGLLLLVGRFVPIGLVLLGPILVNILLFHILFQVRGIITGLVCTGLEIFLIWAYRSSFRGLFIAAPEIS from the coding sequence ATGAAGATTGCCATTCTGATCGCCCGCATCCTGCTCGGATTCGTCTTTGCCGCCTCGGGTGTGGTTAGTATTCTGAAGCTCGGCAAAATGGGCGGAATGCCGGCCGATGCTACGACTTTCCTGACCCTGATGGTGGCGCACAACTACACCGTATTTGTGGCGCTGCTCATGCTGATCGGCGGATTACTTCTGCTGGTGGGCCGTTTTGTTCCGATCGGGCTGGTGCTGCTGGGGCCGATCTTGGTAAATATCCTGCTATTCCACATCCTGTTTCAAGTGCGGGGCATCATTACGGGACTAGTGTGTACCGGGCTGGAGATTTTTCTGATCTGGGCTTACCGGTCCAGTTTCCGCGGGCTGTTCATTGCGGCACCGGAGATCAGTTAA
- a CDS encoding FtsX-like permease family protein, producing MVQFQTFSEQIAIQFTQQRLIARLTMLFGALALLLATIGLYGVTAYSVERRTPEIGIRMALGAERKGVVGMVMRGAIVQTALGLAIGIPVALLSVRFVKSQLYEITSADARVMTEAIVALTMATCVAGIIPARRAASIDAATALRGE from the coding sequence GTGGTTCAGTTTCAAACATTTAGCGAACAAATCGCAATACAGTTCACACAACAGCGATTGATCGCGCGACTGACCATGCTGTTTGGCGCATTGGCGCTGTTGCTGGCCACCATTGGTCTTTACGGCGTCACCGCCTATTCGGTCGAGCGGCGGACACCGGAGATCGGCATCCGCATGGCTCTCGGCGCGGAGCGTAAAGGCGTGGTCGGGATGGTGATGCGCGGAGCTATCGTTCAAACCGCGCTAGGGCTGGCCATTGGGATTCCAGTGGCCCTGCTCAGTGTACGATTCGTCAAGTCTCAACTCTACGAAATTACCAGTGCCGATGCCCGGGTGATGACCGAAGCCATTGTTGCCTTGACAATGGCAACGTGCGTCGCCGGAATTATTCCAGCACGGCGTGCTGCTTCCATTGATGCCGCCACAGCGTTGAGGGGCGAGTAA